GCCAAATTTTGGTCTCTTGGCTCCTGTATTAGATCACTGTACATTATCTGTTTTCGGGATGGAGCTGTGCTCTTGTAATATACAAAGGAAAAATTTGTGATGGGTGGAGGTTTTCTTCGTTTTGAAATAGAATTCCGTTTCTCAAATTTTCCATTTCAGTGAGAAGTAATATCTAAAACTAGGACAACAAAGTTTAAGAGCTTGTCTATGTTCCTGAGATAGGGTTGAATCATCAGAAATTGAACTTCTAATTTCAGAAGGAATCCAAAGAAATTACCAACGAAATACGTCGTTCAAAATTTAAGAATAAATTCTGTAGTACAAATTGCATGCCTGGTATTCAATTTCTGTATGGTGACCAGGTTGAACCTGGGAAACCATGATCTCTCAAAGAACAAATACATTTCCATGAAACAAAATCTCACATCTTTTACAAATTCCGTCTGGGGAAAAATCTTAACAAACACAGCttcaaacaacaaagatgaagttgCAGGAAAGTTATTCTAAAAGAACATCAGAAAGGTATTAGCCTATGAATAGGATGATCGTTTAAGGCGAGATGCGAGGTAGCGTTTGTACTGTACAGGGTCGTGCCACCATGTTGGAGTATTGAGGATTGCACGTTCCAACCAAAACGGATCTCTCTGTACCTGATCCTTCTTTGCCAGTCTACGGTAGAGTCTTCTCCACTTGTCACCAATACGTTCtaatcgaagactcttctttctTGTAACAATAAACTTTAAAATGTCCTTTCCTACCCGAGCTATTTCGTCACCACGGATTATGTACGCATACTGCAACGAAACAATTGAGTTAGAACAGGAACCATGTCCAACTTTCTCAAGACACAATCATCCCAGTTGAAATTTTGTTGCCTTGTAAGCAAGTTTCAGCGACCaaaaaaatattgaagaaaaggaaaatgaacaagaaaaagaaaaaacaagggtATCTAAGGTGCATTTAAGAGAAATTCCACTTGGAAATGGGAGGAAATACGTGTTTTGTTTTCTTATAAATTTTTTGATGATACCCCGAAAGTGAAAAGTGATAGGAGGTTTCGTACCAGAAAGAGGAAGCCGGCAGTTGCTAAGATTACTTGTACGAATTCATCCAACATACCATCGACGCCTTCATTCTCGGGACCATCCCCACCCCCACCTCCACCGCTCGGTGGTGGACGACCTCCAAGTCCACCTCCACCTCCAGTATCAGCATATTCCTTATTTTGCATCTGCTCCCTCAAAATATCCTGTATTGACTTCTCTTTTCCTATTCCTCCCATAGCGTTCTCAAGAGATTTCCATGGAGACGACCCCTAAAAGTCatttcaaaatcaaatcaaatcaaatcaaatgaaAATAAGATCCAAAGTCCAAACTAAGCGGTCCTAGCTTTGTAGCAGTAACTAAAGCAGATCAGAGGTCGTTCTTTACACATGAGATATGTTGCGGCTTACATTATCTAATCTTACCCAGACTCGTCCCTTTGGGATCTTTTGTTCTAGAGTCCTAGACCTACATCTCAAGCCTAATGCCCCCCCTATGCTTCAACATTTGAAGACATGACTCTCACAGGAAATTTTACATGCTTTACATACTTATCAATGAGCATATTTCGAAACTAAGATACTCTTGGAACACGAATAAGTGACAAGAACGTAACTGTCTAAACAGACTGTTATGCAAGGAAATTGAGGCAAAATTAAGAGACGGGAACACAAATTACTCAGTAGCCACTCGTGTCTCCTGATATGATCAGCATGAACATGTGGATCCAGTGAGATTGACCCTAACTATCAAAAATGAATGCTATGCTAGGAAGAAAGGCGATACTAAGACACAGAGGTACTAGTTCCTATGTAGTGACTTGTACCTCGAGAGTTTCTCATCAAACAAACATACTGTTCACTTCATGTttagtttccctgactatactaccaacaaataaaaaagaattgGAGATGAGTTACTTACATCACCACTATTCTCTGGTTTTCCTTTGTTTCCAAACAAGCAAACGGTAGTGCCCCTCTGGTATCTAGATGTGCAAGAAACTTGTCTCAACGAGGTTCCAAGAAGTTGGACAGAATTATTCCGAGAGACACATGATTGTGAGGAAGATAAACAACGTGAAGGGCATATACTCTTGGTTTTTGCAATCGTCCCACAAGCAGTAATCTGCAAGCAGCTCATCCTTTGTAATATGTTTAGTTCCCCAGACTTCTATTCTCTCCCCATACGAATCTGTAATGTCAAACAACCAGACAAAGTTGAGTTCAATTCACAAACAAGCAAAGCCTACAAAGACAATAAAGTGAAGATGTTCATCGAAAACAGTAGTACAACGCTACTTTCGCGAGCAGTAAAGTAGAATCTCGGGCCGCTATTCAaagaaatcaagatgaacatgactCAACAGCCGAACCCCAAAACAATAACCCGTGCTATATATTGTAAGCCATAAAGCCACGTTTCTTATTTTTTGAAGATACTTGGCCTTTACCCAAATCGACTAACCCTAAATATACCTACTGTTGAACTTCTAACACATTGGTCACAAATTGAGTAAAGGGTTCAAAGAAATTGGAGATGAAATGTGTCAAGGGGGAAAACCATCTGATTAAACCTAGCAATGAGAGTCACAATTAAACCCAACAAAACAAAATTTAGGGGCTTTGCTTTAAACCCCACAGTTCAAATTctagcaaataatcaaataaagttGAAACTTTTATTCAACCACACCCAATTTCAGCCACTACTTTTTCATTCCTAAAAATGGGCTTTCTTATCTACATCTACATATAGAACTAGATAATGCTATTGATAAGTATCATACAGAAATTacagaaataaaaagaaaaaacctacTATTACCAATCTGAATCTTGAATTAAactaaaatcaacaaaaaagatTGAAGATTTCCTACCTTTTTGTCGTTGCTTTGAATATTTATGGAGGtttttcctcttcttttcttcttgtatTTCTCTCCTCAGTCTCAGAAGTTCAGTCCTCTCTTGGTGCAGTTGCTGAGTTTATCTGAACTAAAAAACTTGCCCTTTTGTGAATATGGGATATTTTCGCCCAAAGCTACTAAGCCTGTTTATAAGGAAGTGGATTTTTAAGCCCATTTTGGTCCCAACATATTGACTTAGACATGAATCCCATTCAGTTCCTCAGTCAGCAAGACCAAAGTTCCCTTTTCACCCTCTCAGCTGTTAAGTTAGGTTACTAACTCCAGTCTCTCTTCATTCttaatattcttcttcttcagctcTCTCAGTCTTATTTCTACAAAATAGGCTCAGAAATAGGGTTGTATGTATTGGCAGATACTACATATGGGAGTTGTTGTGATGATGAAGTTGGTGCAGAGCCGATCCTGTGTGTATTAGGGCCCTGTGCGAACTTAATCGCAGGGCCTTCTtacgttcaattttttttttctccacgACAATTTcgaataacaataaaatgaaactAAGACGattaatatacatatatatatatatatatatatatatatatatatatatatatatatatagctagcATTACAATAAACATAACAAGTTCTTTACCGTTATAAGCATTGCTTTCATACATATTGTCTAGTTCAACACAAAAAAAGGGTTCAAAAAGAGATTGTCGACTTGTTTTTCTAGTATTTACCGTCCGTATCTTTGTAAATGACTTCAAGTTCTCCCATCTGTAAGTTAGTTAACCAAAATAAATGTACCTGAAAGACATATAAAGACTAAAGTTGTTAGTAAACCAAAAATACAAATGGAAGACTCCAGAAGATCAATATCAAATTGAAATATGACATGCATATATACCATTCAGAAGATCATCAGCGGAAATTTAGCCGTCTTGACTTCATCGATTAATGAATCAATATCAACGTCGTCAAGAAGACTATGCTCAATCGATATCATTGCCAGCCCATTGAGTCTTTCTTGGGCCATGGTAGTACGCAAAAACGATTTCAGGATGTTTAATTTTGAAAAGCTTCTTTCTGCCGATGCCACTGTAACTGGAATTGTTAAGAGTACTCTATATGCA
This is a stretch of genomic DNA from Papaver somniferum cultivar HN1 chromosome 1, ASM357369v1, whole genome shotgun sequence. It encodes these proteins:
- the LOC113317238 gene encoding uncharacterized protein LOC113317238 — its product is MSCLQITACGTIAKTKSICPSRCLSSSQSCVSRNNSVQLLGTSLRQVSCTSRYQRGTTVCLFGNKGKPENSGDGSSPWKSLENAMGGIGKEKSIQDILREQMQNKEYADTGGGGGLGGRPPPSGGGGGGDGPENEGVDGMLDEFVQVILATAGFLFLYAYIIRGDEIARVGKDILKFIVTRKKSLRLERIGDKWRRLYRRLAKKDQVQRDPFWLERAILNTPTWWHDPVQYKRYLASRLKRSSYS